A single genomic interval of Bradyrhizobium japonicum USDA 6 harbors:
- a CDS encoding DUF1236 domain-containing protein produces MKTRLAISLAAVSLLAASSTAFAQSTTEQGARDGVRAGGEIGGPVGAMVGGTVGAAVGAGLEIPNAVLGGIPRDDSVVIHERVVVGEPLPPTVVLRPVPNYTEYRYAVVNDRRVIVEPRTRRVVKIID; encoded by the coding sequence ATGAAAACCCGTCTTGCGATTTCATTGGCTGCTGTGTCGCTGCTGGCGGCGTCGAGTACAGCCTTTGCCCAGTCGACGACCGAACAGGGCGCTAGGGACGGCGTGCGTGCGGGTGGCGAAATCGGTGGCCCGGTCGGCGCGATGGTCGGCGGCACCGTCGGTGCGGCCGTTGGCGCCGGCCTCGAAATTCCGAATGCCGTGCTCGGCGGAATCCCGCGCGACGACTCCGTCGTGATCCACGAGCGCGTCGTCGTCGGCGAGCCCTTGCCCCCGACCGTGGTCTTGCGCCCGGTGCCGAACTACACCGAGTATCGCTACGCGGTCGTGAACGACCGCCGTGTCATCGTCGAACCGCGCACGCGCCGGGTCGTGAAAATCATCGACTGA
- a CDS encoding response regulator, whose protein sequence is MTEVLPTVLLVEDDDAIQGIVEDALREGGFESTSAKSGEEAVTLLKSRLVAYCALVTDINLLGSLAGWEVARAARETDPNLPVIYISGAAAHDWPAQGVPNSIILQKPFALAQLTTAVSQLLNERSAADLGKA, encoded by the coding sequence ATGACGGAAGTGCTGCCGACGGTTCTTCTGGTAGAAGACGACGATGCGATCCAAGGCATTGTCGAGGATGCATTGAGGGAGGGGGGCTTCGAGTCCACCAGCGCCAAGAGCGGCGAGGAGGCGGTAACTCTGCTCAAGAGTCGGCTCGTTGCATACTGCGCTCTAGTGACTGACATCAATCTGTTAGGAAGCCTCGCCGGCTGGGAGGTCGCGCGGGCTGCGCGCGAGACCGATCCCAATTTGCCCGTGATCTACATATCGGGCGCAGCGGCCCACGACTGGCCGGCGCAAGGCGTTCCCAACAGCATAATTCTTCAGAAACCGTTTGCCCTCGCGCAGCTTACAACGGCGGTCTCTCAGCTCCTTAACGAGCGCTCGGCGGCCGATTTAGGCAAGGCTTGA
- a CDS encoding response regulator: MTQASILLVEDEALIRMMLVEMVEELGHRVIAEVGNIDDARSIAEIEGYDLAILDINLHGTNVGPVAEAIRRRGLPFFFLSGYGSSGVPHGFEGTPVLVKPCTLDKLKHTIDTVLPNGET, translated from the coding sequence ATGACGCAGGCGTCAATACTCCTTGTGGAAGATGAGGCGCTTATTCGAATGATGCTTGTCGAGATGGTCGAGGAACTCGGACACAGGGTCATCGCTGAAGTGGGGAATATAGATGATGCGCGATCTATTGCTGAGATTGAAGGATACGATCTCGCGATCCTCGACATCAATTTGCATGGTACGAACGTGGGGCCCGTTGCCGAAGCAATAAGGAGACGAGGGCTGCCGTTCTTTTTCTTGAGCGGATACGGCAGCAGCGGCGTGCCGCACGGATTTGAAGGAACGCCCGTCTTAGTCAAACCGTGCACGCTGGATAAGCTCAAGCACACAATCGATACTGTTTTGCCGAACGGAGAAACTTAA
- a CDS encoding DUF6894 family protein has translation MPRYYFHILNGKMLIDDVGVEVADTEAAKLEAVKYAGTVLTSEHPTDMWKGIPWEMKVTDGPFPNEGRTLLTLTLTAEINSN, from the coding sequence ATGCCGCGCTATTACTTCCATATTTTGAACGGAAAAATGCTGATCGATGACGTCGGCGTTGAAGTGGCCGATACCGAAGCAGCGAAACTTGAAGCAGTGAAGTACGCGGGTACTGTCCTGACCTCCGAGCATCCCACCGACATGTGGAAGGGGATACCATGGGAGATGAAGGTCACGGACGGCCCTTTCCCAAATGAAGGTCGGACTTTGCTCACCCTCACGCTAACCGCTGAAATCAACTCCAATTAG
- a CDS encoding PRC-barrel domain-containing protein has translation MRTLATITALLFASAAFAQTPAHTASEAAAPIAAAGDWSAAKMKGVNVYNEANDKVGDVYDIIIDSQGRVRGLVIEAGGFLGMGTHYVLVAMNSLKFANKAGKTTEGMTSETAREWFPDRAVINVTKDQLKSMPEFKY, from the coding sequence GTGAGAACATTGGCCACCATCACTGCTCTGCTCTTTGCTTCCGCGGCGTTCGCCCAGACTCCTGCTCACACGGCGTCCGAAGCAGCCGCGCCAATCGCCGCTGCGGGAGACTGGAGCGCAGCAAAAATGAAGGGCGTCAACGTTTACAATGAAGCCAACGACAAAGTCGGCGACGTTTATGACATCATCATCGACTCTCAGGGCCGGGTAAGGGGTCTTGTCATCGAGGCAGGCGGCTTTTTGGGAATGGGCACGCATTATGTGCTGGTCGCGATGAACAGCCTAAAATTCGCTAATAAGGCTGGGAAAACGACCGAAGGAATGACGTCCGAGACTGCGCGCGAATGGTTTCCCGACCGAGCCGTTATCAACGTCACGAAAGACCAACTCAAGTCGATGCCAGAGTTCAAGTATTAA
- a CDS encoding CsbD family protein → MDWNQVEGNWKQVKGKIKEQWGKLTDDDLDVIDGKRDQLEGKIQERYGYQKDQTKKEVDDWYGRQTW, encoded by the coding sequence ATGGATTGGAACCAGGTCGAGGGAAACTGGAAGCAGGTCAAAGGCAAGATCAAAGAGCAGTGGGGAAAGCTCACTGATGACGATCTCGACGTGATCGACGGGAAGCGAGATCAACTCGAAGGCAAAATTCAGGAGCGATACGGCTATCAGAAAGACCAGACGAAGAAAGAGGTCGATGATTGGTACGGACGTCAGACTTGGTGA
- a CDS encoding DUF6894 family protein, whose product MRRYYFDIREGDEIFPDEEGLEFSTIEKVQEEAARSLADMARDAVRALGGDSQKLSIEVRDESGPVLQLKFTFAVERRRH is encoded by the coding sequence ATGAGACGGTATTATTTTGACATCAGAGAGGGTGACGAGATTTTCCCGGATGAGGAAGGTCTAGAGTTCTCAACCATAGAGAAGGTGCAGGAAGAGGCGGCGCGCTCGCTTGCCGATATGGCCAGAGATGCCGTCCGCGCCTTAGGGGGCGATAGCCAAAAGCTGTCGATTGAAGTCCGGGACGAGAGCGGTCCGGTGCTCCAGCTCAAATTCACATTCGCGGTCGAACGGCGCAGGCATTGA
- a CDS encoding DUF6894 family protein, protein MTRYYFDIRDDTGLYPDEEGLEFDTQQEAEVEAARSLANLAKDFATIRQDVSVEVRTEVERVFQAAFIFDRSRTKQ, encoded by the coding sequence ATGACCCGGTACTACTTCGACATCCGGGACGACACTGGTTTGTACCCGGACGAGGAAGGTCTGGAATTCGACACTCAGCAAGAGGCCGAGGTCGAAGCCGCTAGGTCGCTTGCGAACTTGGCAAAGGACTTTGCCACCATACGGCAGGACGTTTCCGTGGAAGTGAGGACAGAAGTTGAGCGGGTGTTTCAAGCCGCATTCATTTTCGACAGAAGTAGGACGAAGCAGTAA
- a CDS encoding winged helix-turn-helix domain-containing protein — protein MRFLFEDYAFDTDRRELQRATDVVVVAPQVFDLLEYLIRNRERVVSKDDLINAVWKGRIVSDAALTTRLNAARSAIGDTGEKQQLIKTLPRKGFRFVGAVQEDRRPASQTVGPVERTDDAPPRLSIVVLPFANLSGDREQDYFVDGVTESLTTDLSRIAGSFVIARNSAVSYKGRAVDVRQVGHELNVRYVLEGSVQRSGKRLRMNVQLIDAKSGQHLWAERFEKPVGDLFDMQDEIVSRLAGTLGAQLIEAEARRAERTLHPDAMDLCFQGRAWLMKGISLECVTQARGFFERSLEFDPGNVEAMIGLANVDTVVGGSFTTDDGPARLAAAEAMVNKVLSIRPNSASAHMARGWVQTFTNRAAQGIREFELALALAPNLVHAHAALGFAKSYIGRAAETEGHILEALRLSPRDVFAYQWACFAGVAKLLLGSDVEGVSWLRRSTEANRNFHLAHISLAAALALTGALDEARTAARTGLALNSGFTIRRLLAAQQSDNPIYLAGVQRLCEGWRLAGVPEG, from the coding sequence TTGCGGTTTCTTTTTGAGGATTACGCATTTGATACCGACAGGCGCGAACTGCAGCGCGCAACAGACGTGGTTGTTGTCGCACCCCAAGTGTTCGATCTGCTCGAATACCTGATCCGAAACAGAGAGCGCGTCGTCAGCAAGGACGACCTCATCAACGCCGTTTGGAAGGGTCGCATCGTCTCGGATGCTGCGCTGACGACTCGCCTCAATGCCGCCCGGAGCGCAATCGGCGACACGGGCGAGAAACAGCAGTTGATCAAAACATTGCCGCGCAAAGGTTTCCGCTTCGTTGGTGCAGTGCAGGAAGACCGGAGGCCCGCAAGTCAGACGGTGGGCCCAGTCGAGCGAACCGACGACGCGCCGCCGCGCCTGTCCATCGTCGTGCTACCCTTCGCGAACCTGAGCGGTGATCGCGAGCAGGACTATTTCGTGGATGGTGTAACCGAGAGCTTGACCACGGACTTGTCGCGCATCGCTGGTTCATTTGTAATCGCACGGAACAGCGCCGTCTCATACAAGGGTAGAGCAGTCGATGTACGGCAGGTCGGCCACGAATTAAACGTTCGCTACGTGCTCGAAGGTTCAGTGCAACGCAGCGGCAAGCGACTCCGGATGAACGTGCAGTTGATCGATGCTAAGAGCGGCCAGCATCTTTGGGCCGAGCGCTTCGAGAAGCCTGTCGGCGACCTGTTCGATATGCAGGACGAAATCGTATCGAGGCTCGCCGGTACATTAGGTGCCCAGCTCATTGAGGCTGAGGCGCGACGAGCCGAGCGTACGCTGCATCCCGATGCGATGGACTTGTGTTTCCAGGGCCGGGCCTGGTTGATGAAGGGGATTAGCCTTGAATGCGTGACGCAAGCGCGGGGCTTCTTCGAACGCTCGCTGGAGTTCGATCCCGGCAACGTCGAAGCAATGATTGGTCTGGCAAATGTTGATACGGTAGTTGGGGGTAGCTTTACGACGGATGATGGGCCCGCGCGGCTTGCGGCGGCCGAGGCGATGGTGAACAAGGTATTGTCGATTAGGCCGAACAGTGCCTCAGCCCACATGGCTCGGGGTTGGGTCCAGACCTTTACGAACCGGGCCGCCCAAGGCATCCGTGAGTTCGAACTTGCGTTGGCGCTGGCTCCGAATTTGGTCCACGCTCATGCTGCCCTTGGTTTCGCAAAATCCTACATAGGTCGCGCTGCCGAGACCGAAGGCCATATACTCGAAGCTTTACGGCTCTCTCCTCGCGACGTTTTCGCCTACCAGTGGGCGTGTTTTGCGGGCGTGGCCAAGCTGCTGCTTGGTTCAGACGTCGAAGGCGTTAGTTGGCTGCGACGAAGCACCGAGGCGAACCGTAACTTTCATCTCGCTCATATATCGCTCGCCGCTGCCTTGGCCTTGACCGGCGCGCTCGATGAGGCGCGAACTGCTGCGAGAACGGGACTTGCGCTCAACTCAGGTTTCACCATTCGTCGCTTGCTCGCAGCTCAACAAAGCGACAATCCAATTTACCTTGCCGGGGTGCAGCGCTTGTGTGAAGGCTGGCGCCTCGCTGGCGTGCCGGAAGGATGA
- a CDS encoding YybH family protein — protein MKLAQTSALIICLLGAPGVSLAADAKEDVEKAYAAWDAAFNKQDEKAIGASYVATAKLMPPTHQVASGPAEIEKFFAGLFTNGVTGHKLEMIDAGGDDKIVFGTAKWSATGKDKEGKPSPFSGLATHVFERQADGSLKLRLQTFN, from the coding sequence ATGAAGTTGGCTCAAACATCAGCACTAATCATTTGTCTGCTCGGCGCGCCGGGAGTTTCGTTGGCCGCGGACGCCAAAGAGGACGTGGAGAAGGCTTACGCCGCTTGGGATGCCGCATTCAACAAGCAGGACGAGAAAGCCATCGGCGCCTCCTATGTCGCAACGGCAAAATTGATGCCGCCAACACATCAGGTCGCGTCGGGTCCGGCTGAGATCGAGAAGTTCTTTGCCGGACTCTTTACCAACGGTGTGACGGGTCATAAGTTGGAGATGATCGACGCCGGCGGAGACGACAAAATTGTGTTCGGCACAGCCAAGTGGAGCGCTACGGGTAAGGACAAGGAGGGCAAGCCGTCTCCCTTCAGTGGTTTAGCGACGCACGTCTTCGAACGCCAAGCCGACGGATCGCTCAAATTGAGGCTGCAAACATTCAACTAA
- a CDS encoding DUF6894 family protein — translation MKRFYFDLVGSFTACDRVGHQCASRREAKEHAKFIAHRTGAEKPPFAQPGNYIRVRDENGAEIFEIPIQVGLGYSMRQVS, via the coding sequence ATGAAGCGGTTTTACTTCGATCTAGTCGGCTCGTTCACGGCCTGCGACAGGGTGGGACATCAATGCGCGTCCCGCCGCGAGGCGAAGGAGCACGCCAAGTTCATCGCTCATCGCACTGGCGCTGAAAAGCCACCCTTCGCGCAGCCTGGCAACTACATCAGGGTCCGGGACGAAAACGGTGCAGAGATTTTCGAGATTCCGATACAAGTCGGGCTTGGCTATTCTATGCGGCAGGTATCTTAG
- a CDS encoding cysteine hydrolase family protein: MPKNDELRFGAPGENAVHICVDMQRMFAESTAWKMPWLPRVLPNVVSVAAAHPERTVFTRFIPAQKPGQGAGMWRRYYERWGSMTIDELGPEMIGLVRDLARFVPPARIFDKHVYSPWTGSDLHEQLRAAHVDTIIITGGETDVCVLATVLGAVDWGYRVILVTDALCSSADETHDSMMNIYMNRFGQQVECVTTETLLGSWPGSSRARLVS; this comes from the coding sequence ATGCCAAAGAACGATGAGCTCCGCTTTGGGGCACCCGGAGAGAACGCGGTTCATATTTGCGTCGACATGCAGAGGATGTTCGCGGAAAGCACGGCATGGAAGATGCCGTGGCTGCCGCGGGTTTTGCCGAATGTCGTTTCGGTCGCGGCGGCCCACCCCGAGCGAACCGTCTTCACCCGGTTCATCCCGGCGCAGAAGCCGGGCCAGGGTGCCGGCATGTGGCGACGCTATTATGAGCGCTGGGGATCGATGACCATCGACGAGCTTGGTCCCGAAATGATCGGACTGGTTCGGGATCTCGCGCGGTTCGTACCGCCCGCACGCATCTTCGACAAACACGTTTACTCGCCCTGGACAGGAAGCGATCTTCACGAGCAGCTGCGCGCGGCTCATGTCGATACGATCATCATTACCGGCGGCGAGACGGATGTCTGCGTGCTGGCGACGGTGCTCGGCGCCGTCGACTGGGGATACCGCGTCATTCTTGTCACTGACGCACTTTGCAGTTCGGCTGACGAAACGCATGATTCCATGATGAACATCTACATGAACCGCTTCGGGCAGCAGGTGGAATGCGTAACGACCGAAACGCTTCTCGGCAGCTGGCCGGGCAGCTCCAGGGCAAGGCTTGTGTCATGA
- a CDS encoding HipA family kinase — protein sequence MTHSQPMSIRFGVLLLGAVPVGTGLKGAVRGFADVQGTDVAVVAKKLPDEEILGEIYCSLLCRAVGLPAPEPLLLKDQATGAWMFGSVDLPHPNCSQFLNFDAGSPQSQSMLGELLRNWPALPKVAAFDEWINNRDRNLQNILWQDENTFALIDHGKALNLDPHYADRNVMIECWLAFVANSDQVAQQRLKRDALRFADLFDDVQARDCAAELVGVAGPDLPQAFAAFVCDRLVNIVNHIGIRFPNTQLRMQL from the coding sequence ATGACCCACTCGCAGCCCATGTCCATTCGATTCGGCGTTCTACTTCTCGGCGCTGTGCCCGTCGGCACCGGACTGAAGGGCGCGGTGCGCGGTTTTGCGGACGTTCAGGGGACGGACGTTGCGGTCGTCGCCAAGAAGTTGCCCGACGAAGAAATCCTCGGCGAGATATACTGCTCTCTTTTGTGCCGCGCGGTCGGCCTACCGGCGCCCGAACCCCTGCTCCTGAAGGATCAGGCAACAGGCGCTTGGATGTTTGGATCTGTCGATCTTCCGCACCCGAATTGCTCGCAATTCTTGAACTTCGACGCCGGGAGCCCTCAGTCGCAATCGATGCTCGGCGAATTGCTCAGAAATTGGCCGGCACTCCCAAAGGTCGCGGCTTTTGACGAGTGGATCAACAACCGGGATCGAAACCTTCAAAATATCCTCTGGCAGGACGAGAACACGTTTGCCTTGATTGATCACGGTAAGGCGCTCAACCTCGACCCGCACTACGCCGATCGCAACGTCATGATCGAATGCTGGCTGGCCTTTGTGGCTAACAGCGACCAAGTGGCACAGCAGCGGCTGAAGCGCGATGCACTGAGGTTTGCGGATTTGTTCGACGACGTCCAGGCCCGTGATTGCGCCGCGGAGCTCGTCGGCGTCGCCGGACCTGACCTACCCCAGGCATTCGCCGCTTTTGTGTGCGATCGTTTGGTGAACATCGTTAACCACATCGGAATAAGGTTCCCCAACACGCAGCTTAGGATGCAGCTATGA